The following proteins come from a genomic window of Microbacterium sp. SY138:
- a CDS encoding dihydrodipicolinate synthase family protein — protein sequence MNTRIEGVCPVVETPFTNDGRIDVESLRHLVRSLADAGVRSVMYPGFASEFYKLTDLERDELTGALLDEAHRHGIVVVVSVPDHATVVAVERARRAVEQGADMINILPPHTQSPSRTAVRAHIGAILDTTGSTPAILQYAPAQTGTALDAAVIAELAAAHPNLVQVKVESVPPGQLISALREAAPGLSCLVGYAGVQLIDALRRGAVGVQPGSSFPEIYLAICDAWENGDRQRAAALHARLLPYISYWMQSVELIIAAEKEISAQRGLLRSATCRAPSRELDSEEQEMITRFLVDFDEFLRPAPRAISIQG from the coding sequence ATGAACACACGCATCGAGGGCGTCTGCCCCGTCGTCGAAACGCCATTCACCAACGATGGGCGGATCGACGTCGAGTCGCTCCGCCACCTCGTGCGCTCGCTTGCGGATGCGGGAGTGCGAAGCGTGATGTACCCCGGTTTCGCGAGCGAGTTCTACAAGCTAACCGACCTCGAGCGCGATGAACTCACCGGGGCACTCCTCGACGAGGCGCACCGGCACGGCATCGTCGTGGTGGTCTCGGTGCCCGACCACGCCACTGTGGTCGCAGTGGAGCGTGCTCGCCGCGCCGTCGAGCAGGGCGCCGACATGATCAACATCCTTCCGCCCCACACCCAGAGCCCCAGTCGCACGGCCGTTCGCGCGCATATCGGTGCGATCCTCGACACGACCGGATCGACGCCGGCGATCCTCCAATACGCTCCGGCTCAGACAGGCACGGCGCTCGATGCGGCCGTCATCGCCGAGCTGGCAGCAGCCCACCCGAACCTCGTGCAGGTGAAGGTGGAATCCGTTCCACCCGGCCAGCTCATCTCGGCGCTGCGCGAGGCGGCCCCCGGTCTCTCCTGCCTCGTCGGCTACGCCGGCGTCCAGCTCATCGATGCGCTGCGCCGCGGGGCGGTCGGTGTGCAACCCGGTTCGTCGTTCCCCGAGATCTACCTCGCCATCTGCGACGCATGGGAGAACGGTGATCGCCAGCGGGCGGCGGCACTGCACGCGCGGCTCCTCCCTTACATCTCGTATTGGATGCAGTCGGTCGAACTCATCATCGCGGCGGAGAAGGAGATCTCCGCACAGCGCGGCCTCCTTCGATCGGCGACCTGCCGCGCGCCCTCGCGCGAGCTCGACAGCGAGGAGCAGGAGATGATCACCCGCTTCCTGGTCGACTTCGACGAGTTCCTCCGGCCCGCGCCTCGTGCGATTAGCATTCAAGGATGA
- a CDS encoding RNA-binding S4 domain-containing protein has translation MTNSAPIDDISIGGEVIRLGQFLKFAGLLDSGGDAKEVIIDGYVTVNGEVDRRRGRQLRDGDLVTFEGRTVRVRP, from the coding sequence ATGACGAACTCCGCACCGATCGACGACATCTCCATCGGCGGTGAGGTGATCCGCCTCGGGCAGTTCCTCAAATTCGCCGGCCTCCTCGATTCGGGCGGCGACGCCAAAGAGGTGATCATCGACGGATACGTCACCGTGAACGGCGAGGTCGATCGCCGACGCGGGCGCCAGCTGCGCGACGGCGACCTGGTGACCTTCGAGGGACGCACGGTCCGCGTCCGCCCCTGA
- a CDS encoding LysE family translocator, producing MDIALVMQFWVVAVMLALTPGADWAYAISAGLRARSIAPSILGMIAGYTVVIVAVALGLGALVTAYPVTLTTLTVIGAFYLIFLGATTLATRPAAIAESGEPVATGGWGQFLRGSGVSGINPKGLLLLLALLPQFTSPHGWPSTTQMLALGGLHLFNIAIVYTTVGLLARRLLRTRPRASSVVTRIAGIAMTVIGVGILAEQVIEWL from the coding sequence ATGGATATCGCTCTGGTCATGCAGTTCTGGGTGGTCGCCGTGATGCTGGCGCTGACCCCCGGAGCGGACTGGGCGTATGCGATCTCCGCCGGCCTGCGCGCCCGCTCGATCGCGCCTTCCATCCTCGGGATGATCGCCGGGTACACCGTCGTGATCGTCGCCGTCGCGCTCGGTCTCGGAGCGCTGGTCACCGCGTATCCGGTAACCCTCACGACCCTGACCGTGATCGGCGCGTTCTATCTGATCTTCCTCGGTGCGACGACGCTGGCCACACGCCCTGCGGCGATCGCGGAGAGCGGCGAACCGGTCGCCACCGGGGGGTGGGGGCAGTTCCTGCGGGGATCCGGTGTGAGCGGGATCAACCCGAAGGGGCTCCTGCTGCTGCTCGCCCTGTTGCCGCAGTTCACGAGCCCGCACGGCTGGCCGTCGACGACACAGATGCTCGCCCTCGGCGGCTTGCACCTGTTCAACATCGCGATCGTCTACACGACAGTGGGGCTGCTCGCCCGTCGTCTCCTGCGCACCCGGCCGCGTGCGAGCTCTGTGGTCACCCGGATCGCGGGCATCGCCATGACCGTCATCGGCGTCGGCATCCTCGCGGAGCAGGTGATCGAGTGGCTGTGA
- a CDS encoding Lrp/AsnC family transcriptional regulator encodes MDALDREILSLLQDDGRMSATHLASQVGLSLSACHRRLKELEQSGAIERYRAVVAPAAVGLTFEAIVFVTIGRTDKDTIVAFEEAVVAIPAVVEAQRLFGDPDYMLRILTRDMSAYQELYDNTLGALPGVQRLTSTMVMKRLGADRAVPIP; translated from the coding sequence ATGGACGCACTTGACCGGGAGATCCTCTCCCTGCTGCAGGATGACGGACGAATGAGTGCGACGCACCTCGCCTCCCAGGTCGGGTTGAGCCTGTCCGCGTGCCATCGCCGACTCAAGGAACTGGAGCAGTCCGGAGCGATCGAGCGATACCGCGCGGTCGTCGCGCCCGCAGCCGTCGGCCTCACGTTCGAGGCCATCGTGTTCGTGACGATCGGACGCACCGACAAGGACACGATCGTGGCGTTCGAGGAGGCCGTCGTGGCGATCCCCGCGGTGGTCGAGGCCCAGCGCCTGTTCGGCGACCCCGACTACATGCTGCGCATCCTCACCCGCGACATGAGCGCCTACCAGGAGCTCTACGACAACACCCTCGGGGCCCTGCCGGGCGTGCAGCGGCTCACCTCGACCATGGTCATGAAGCGCCTCGGAGCGGACCGGGCGGTGCCGATCCCCTGA
- a CDS encoding gluconokinase — MTSESRPIVVMGVSGVGKTTVGRELARRMGVAFIDADDLHGPENIAKMAAGAPLDDDDRWPWLDRVGAALAADPVVVVACSALKRSYRDRLRASAPTVFFVHLDAPRERVVAQTTARRDHFMPPALLASQLQTLEPLGPDEQGIAVTVDAAPEELVARICQAPV; from the coding sequence GTGACCAGCGAGTCTCGGCCGATCGTCGTCATGGGGGTGTCCGGGGTGGGCAAGACTACGGTGGGTCGGGAACTCGCGCGCCGGATGGGTGTCGCGTTCATCGATGCGGATGATCTGCACGGGCCGGAGAACATCGCGAAGATGGCAGCCGGTGCTCCGCTCGACGACGACGACCGATGGCCGTGGCTCGACCGGGTGGGGGCGGCGCTCGCCGCAGATCCGGTGGTCGTCGTCGCCTGCTCGGCCCTGAAGCGCAGCTACCGTGACCGGCTGCGCGCCTCGGCCCCGACCGTCTTCTTCGTGCACCTCGACGCGCCCCGAGAACGGGTGGTCGCGCAGACCACCGCGCGCCGGGACCACTTCATGCCGCCGGCGCTGCTGGCGTCGCAGCTGCAGACGCTGGAGCCCCTCGGGCCGGACGAGCAGGGGATCGCGGTGACCGTGGATGCTGCGCCCGAAGAGCTCGTGGCACGCATCTGCCAGGCCCCCGTCTGA
- the manD gene encoding D-mannonate dehydratase ManD, whose amino-acid sequence MSIVKAEVIVTSPDRNFVTLKLTTADGVSGLGDATLNGRELAVVAYLTEHVVPLLIGADEDRIEDTWQFLYRSAYWRRGPVTMAAVAAVDMALWDIKGKKAGMPVYQLLGGASRSGLLAYGHASGKELPELFDSVRAHLDQGYRAIRIQTGVPGLKAIYGIASQAADTGGGEARYDHEPARRGAKPVEEDWDTRAYLNHLPGVFEAVRNEFGPDIPLLHDGHHRMTPIQAAKLGKALEPYDLFWLEDCTPAENQEALRLVRQHTTTPLAIGEIFNTVWDFKDIIRDQLIDYVRGAVTHMGGISPLKKTLDYAAMYQIKSGMHGPTDISPVGMAAAMHLGLAIHNFGIQEYMQHGSRTDRVFQQSFTWREGLLHPGDKPGLGVELDVDEAGKYPYERAYLPYNRLADGTVHDW is encoded by the coding sequence ATGAGCATCGTCAAGGCTGAGGTCATCGTCACCAGCCCGGACCGGAACTTCGTCACCCTCAAGCTCACGACCGCCGACGGCGTCTCGGGCCTCGGCGACGCGACCCTCAACGGGCGTGAGCTCGCCGTCGTCGCGTACCTCACCGAACACGTCGTCCCGCTGCTGATCGGCGCCGACGAAGACCGCATCGAGGACACCTGGCAGTTCCTCTATCGGAGCGCGTACTGGCGGCGAGGCCCCGTCACGATGGCCGCCGTCGCCGCGGTCGACATGGCACTCTGGGACATCAAGGGCAAGAAGGCGGGGATGCCGGTCTACCAGTTGCTGGGCGGGGCATCGCGTTCCGGCCTGCTCGCCTACGGTCATGCCTCGGGAAAAGAGCTGCCCGAACTCTTCGACTCCGTGCGCGCGCACCTCGACCAGGGGTATCGGGCGATCCGTATCCAGACGGGTGTTCCCGGGCTCAAGGCCATCTACGGCATCGCCTCGCAGGCTGCAGACACCGGTGGTGGGGAAGCCCGCTACGACCACGAGCCGGCCCGGCGGGGTGCGAAGCCGGTCGAGGAGGATTGGGACACCCGCGCCTATCTGAACCACCTGCCGGGCGTCTTCGAGGCGGTGCGCAACGAGTTCGGCCCCGACATCCCCCTGCTGCACGACGGCCACCACCGGATGACGCCCATCCAGGCGGCGAAGCTCGGCAAGGCACTCGAACCGTACGACCTCTTCTGGCTCGAGGACTGCACCCCCGCCGAGAACCAGGAGGCGCTGCGGCTCGTGCGTCAGCACACGACGACACCCCTCGCGATCGGCGAGATCTTCAACACCGTCTGGGACTTCAAGGACATCATCCGCGATCAGCTCATCGACTACGTGCGCGGCGCCGTGACGCACATGGGCGGCATCAGCCCGCTGAAGAAGACGCTCGACTACGCGGCGATGTATCAGATCAAGTCCGGCATGCACGGGCCCACCGACATCTCGCCGGTCGGCATGGCGGCGGCGATGCACCTCGGCCTCGCCATCCACAACTTCGGCATCCAGGAGTACATGCAGCACGGCTCGCGCACCGACAGGGTGTTCCAGCAGTCCTTCACCTGGCGCGAAGGCCTGCTGCACCCGGGCGACAAGCCGGGCCTGGGCGTCGAGCTCGACGTCGACGAGGCGGGAAAGTACCCGTATGAGCGGGCCTATCTGCCGTACAACCGTCTGGCGGATGGAACGGTGCACGACTGGTGA
- a CDS encoding mannitol dehydrogenase family protein: MRRCRGHRIVTGPARTQHPPVRAAHLGMGAFHRAHQAWYTQQANDRAGADDGWGIAAFTGRTPEAAELLSRNDGVYTVLERSAEGDRATTVQSIVRAVPGSDEASWLAVLADPQVAVLTVTVTEAGYSAGSAVPGRIADGLVARADTDAGPIAVVSCDNLPRNGRVLRDAVLKAAGTEAARISDTASFVDTVVDRITPAVTAVDIDAVRKLTGLDDPSTVVTEPFTEWILAGEFPGGAPDWAQGGGRFVADVGPYESRKLYLLNAGHSFLAAAGRLRGYETIAEAFDDRDLRGDTEALWAAQRTAVDLPAAELDGWLDDLRVRFANPRIAHRLDQIRRDSPIKVALRLVAPVRRRREDGLAVDEAQVHALETWIRSLLELDPTDTATAAVARTIGAVPESDRTRTVIDHLTPEGTLA; encoded by the coding sequence GTGCGCCGGTGCCGCGGGCATCGGATCGTGACCGGGCCGGCGCGCACGCAGCATCCCCCGGTCCGTGCCGCTCATCTGGGGATGGGCGCCTTTCACCGCGCCCATCAGGCCTGGTACACCCAGCAGGCGAACGACCGCGCAGGCGCGGACGACGGCTGGGGCATCGCCGCTTTCACCGGACGCACCCCCGAGGCCGCGGAACTGCTGTCACGGAACGACGGCGTCTATACCGTGCTGGAGCGTTCGGCCGAGGGGGATCGGGCGACGACCGTGCAGTCGATCGTGCGCGCGGTCCCCGGATCGGATGAGGCGTCCTGGCTCGCCGTGCTCGCCGATCCGCAGGTCGCCGTGCTGACCGTCACCGTCACCGAGGCGGGGTACTCCGCCGGTTCCGCGGTGCCCGGACGTATCGCCGACGGCCTCGTCGCTCGGGCGGACACCGACGCAGGACCCATCGCGGTCGTGAGCTGCGACAACCTGCCGCGGAACGGACGGGTGCTGCGCGACGCGGTGCTCAAGGCCGCCGGCACCGAGGCTGCGCGCATCTCGGACACCGCGTCGTTCGTCGACACCGTGGTCGACCGGATCACCCCGGCGGTCACGGCAGTCGACATCGATGCCGTGCGGAAGCTCACCGGCCTCGACGATCCGTCCACCGTCGTGACCGAGCCGTTCACGGAGTGGATCCTCGCCGGAGAGTTCCCCGGCGGCGCACCGGACTGGGCGCAGGGCGGTGGACGATTCGTGGCCGACGTGGGTCCGTACGAATCGCGAAAGCTCTACCTGCTCAACGCCGGCCACAGCTTCCTCGCGGCCGCCGGTCGTCTGCGGGGATACGAGACGATCGCCGAGGCGTTCGACGACCGCGACCTCCGTGGCGACACCGAAGCGCTCTGGGCCGCCCAGCGGACCGCGGTCGATCTGCCTGCCGCAGAGCTCGACGGATGGCTCGACGACCTGCGCGTCCGCTTCGCGAACCCGCGCATCGCCCATCGACTCGACCAGATCCGCCGCGACAGCCCGATCAAGGTGGCGCTACGGCTCGTGGCTCCCGTGCGCCGACGGCGTGAAGACGGACTCGCCGTCGACGAAGCACAGGTGCACGCCCTGGAGACCTGGATCCGCTCGCTCCTCGAACTCGACCCGACCGACACCGCGACGGCCGCCGTCGCGCGCACCATCGGCGCCGTGCCCGAGAGCGACCGCACGCGCACCGTCATCGACCACCTCACTCCCGAAGGGACCCTCGCATGA
- a CDS encoding sugar phosphate isomerase/epimerase family protein produces the protein MKFSVFTAATPDWEPAEAARRIAAIGYDGIEWRITDQDEADPPGFWAGNRATWPLTGLEGAVAEIARITREAGLEFSGIGGYALAPDRDDVLRTLRATADLGARQVRVRIPFNDAEDYRSVFAQTRDDLAWAAEQAGTLGVKVLVELHHQTISSSASAALRLVDGIDPRTIGVIHDLGNLVIEGQEDTRAGLQLLGEYLAHVHVKNAVWQRTGQTGLDGDVRWESVWAPLREGIASVPDYFRALAEVGYDGWVTLEDFSTDAPLEERLVDDLAFLRACAGAAGIGS, from the coding sequence ATGAAGTTCTCCGTGTTCACCGCGGCGACCCCCGACTGGGAGCCCGCGGAAGCGGCCCGCCGCATCGCCGCGATCGGCTACGACGGCATCGAGTGGCGCATCACCGACCAGGACGAGGCGGATCCGCCCGGGTTCTGGGCCGGGAACCGTGCGACCTGGCCGCTCACCGGGCTCGAGGGGGCGGTCGCCGAGATCGCCCGCATCACCCGCGAGGCCGGGCTGGAGTTCAGCGGCATCGGCGGCTATGCGCTCGCGCCGGACCGGGACGACGTGCTGCGGACGCTCCGGGCGACCGCAGACCTCGGTGCGCGTCAGGTGCGAGTGCGCATCCCCTTCAACGACGCCGAGGACTATCGCTCGGTGTTCGCGCAGACCAGGGACGACCTGGCGTGGGCCGCGGAACAGGCGGGGACACTCGGCGTGAAGGTGCTGGTCGAGCTGCACCACCAGACGATCTCGTCGTCGGCGTCGGCCGCCCTCCGGCTGGTCGACGGCATCGATCCGCGCACCATCGGCGTGATCCACGACCTCGGCAATCTCGTGATCGAAGGTCAGGAGGATACTCGTGCCGGGCTCCAGCTTCTGGGCGAGTACCTCGCTCACGTGCACGTGAAGAACGCGGTCTGGCAGCGCACCGGGCAGACCGGGCTCGATGGAGATGTGCGCTGGGAGTCGGTGTGGGCGCCGCTGCGCGAGGGCATCGCCAGTGTGCCGGACTACTTCCGTGCTCTCGCCGAGGTCGGGTACGACGGCTGGGTTACGCTGGAGGACTTCTCGACGGATGCTCCGCTGGAAGAGCGACTGGTCGACGACCTCGCCTTCCTCCGCGCGTGCGCCGGTGCCGCGGGCATCGGATCGTGA
- a CDS encoding Gfo/Idh/MocA family oxidoreductase encodes MTDAILDVAIVGCGIIGVNHARAIASTPGLRIVAVVDEVPAATARLADLVVDELGGARPSAHAEIESIPADVDMVVICTPSGSHVELAERAVARGMHVVLEKPLDVSMERGRRLAEIARDAETRGIRISVISQHRFDPGAVAVADAAHSGRLGRITSAVASVPWWRSQEYYDSGAWRGTWELDGGGAVMNQGVHTVDLLLWFLGMPVEVFAHTALLAHERVEVEDVAVVTVRFESGALAVLHATTAAFPEQPVRLAVHGAQGTGIIENDQLARLWIDGEPTDRSADWVPEGHRLGDDRNPQAFAEGHARQYADIVESIRDGRASRVGVPEALRALAVVRGIYVSATTGSPVRIADLIDGTVDDTNVRTGGIA; translated from the coding sequence ATGACCGACGCAATCCTCGACGTCGCGATCGTCGGATGCGGCATCATCGGCGTCAATCATGCCCGAGCGATCGCGAGCACTCCCGGCCTGCGCATCGTCGCCGTCGTCGACGAGGTGCCGGCGGCGACCGCACGGCTGGCCGACCTCGTCGTCGACGAGCTGGGCGGCGCGCGACCGTCGGCCCACGCCGAGATCGAGTCGATCCCCGCCGATGTCGATATGGTCGTGATCTGCACCCCGAGCGGCTCCCATGTCGAGCTCGCCGAACGGGCGGTCGCCCGCGGGATGCACGTCGTGCTGGAGAAACCCCTCGACGTGTCGATGGAGCGCGGCCGCCGATTAGCGGAGATCGCCAGGGACGCGGAGACGCGCGGCATCCGGATCTCGGTGATCAGCCAGCACCGCTTCGACCCCGGTGCCGTGGCCGTCGCCGACGCCGCCCACTCCGGACGCCTGGGACGGATCACGAGCGCGGTGGCCTCGGTGCCCTGGTGGCGCTCTCAGGAGTACTACGACTCGGGCGCCTGGCGAGGCACCTGGGAGCTCGACGGCGGAGGCGCCGTCATGAACCAGGGCGTGCACACCGTCGATCTGCTGCTGTGGTTCCTCGGCATGCCGGTCGAGGTGTTCGCCCACACCGCGCTGCTCGCACACGAGCGGGTCGAGGTCGAAGACGTCGCCGTGGTCACGGTGCGCTTCGAATCGGGGGCGCTCGCCGTGCTGCACGCCACGACCGCGGCCTTCCCCGAGCAGCCGGTGCGGCTGGCCGTGCACGGTGCGCAGGGGACCGGCATCATCGAGAACGACCAGCTCGCCCGGCTGTGGATCGACGGCGAGCCGACCGACCGCAGCGCCGACTGGGTGCCGGAGGGGCATCGACTCGGCGACGACCGCAACCCGCAGGCATTCGCCGAGGGCCACGCCCGTCAGTACGCCGACATCGTCGAGAGCATCCGCGACGGGCGGGCTTCCCGCGTCGGGGTGCCCGAGGCGCTGCGGGCGCTCGCCGTCGTGCGCGGCATCTACGTCTCGGCGACCACCGGCTCGCCGGTGCGCATCGCCGACCTGATCGACGGCACCGTCGACGACACGAACGTGCGGACAGGAGGCATCGCATGA
- a CDS encoding TIM barrel protein, with translation MTPWKLSGFGDEIDPDPAVQIAVLQALGARHIEVRSAWGVNIVDLDESQLTQLAAVVRERGMSVSAVASPIGKVDVSLPVEHEVGRLQRAIRAADVLETPYIRIFSFFRDENLSAEDIRDDVLVRMAALARTAEAAGVTLVHENEKDIYGDIPARVLDVIESVGSDRLRIAWDNANFVQVGVRPFTDGYAMLRPHLEYLQLKDALAATGEVVPVGEGDGELRETLTALRDDGYAGFASLEPHLADVNALGGFSGPEAFGRAGRALRTLTDEIGVTLS, from the coding sequence ATGACCCCGTGGAAGCTCTCAGGATTCGGTGACGAGATCGATCCCGATCCGGCCGTGCAGATCGCCGTGCTCCAGGCGCTCGGCGCGCGGCACATCGAGGTGCGCAGCGCGTGGGGGGTGAACATCGTCGATCTCGATGAGTCTCAGCTGACGCAGCTCGCGGCCGTCGTGCGCGAACGCGGCATGTCGGTCTCGGCGGTCGCCTCGCCGATCGGCAAGGTCGACGTGTCCCTACCGGTGGAGCACGAGGTCGGTCGACTGCAGCGGGCGATCCGTGCCGCCGACGTCCTGGAGACCCCGTATATCCGCATCTTCTCGTTCTTCCGCGACGAGAACCTTTCGGCCGAAGACATCCGCGACGACGTGCTCGTGCGCATGGCGGCGCTGGCGCGCACCGCCGAGGCGGCCGGGGTCACCCTCGTGCACGAGAACGAGAAGGACATCTACGGCGACATCCCCGCACGCGTGCTCGACGTGATCGAGTCGGTCGGTTCGGACCGGCTGCGCATCGCCTGGGACAACGCCAACTTCGTGCAGGTCGGCGTCCGTCCGTTCACCGACGGCTACGCGATGCTGCGACCGCACCTCGAGTATCTGCAGCTGAAGGATGCGCTCGCAGCGACCGGCGAGGTGGTCCCGGTGGGCGAGGGCGACGGCGAGCTGCGCGAGACCCTCACCGCCCTGCGCGACGACGGCTATGCGGGGTTCGCCTCGCTCGAACCGCACCTCGCCGACGTGAACGCCCTCGGCGGGTTCTCCGGCCCCGAGGCCTTCGGCCGCGCCGGTCGGGCCCTGCGCACCCTCACGGACGAGATCGGAGTGACCCTCTCATGA
- a CDS encoding carbohydrate ABC transporter permease: protein MSVTTTIAQVNPRRSRPGGHSQVDRLLPRPLLVAANVVLCLLVFGPVSYMLFASINADVAVAGGAYWPTELRLDNYIKVWRSVDLAGGLANSLLICGAVAVVCAAVAVSMAWVLVRFTFIGRVTILRGLLGLQSVPGTLMLLPVFVMFSTLSSVLRIPTIGTHWSVFVTYLTFALPFSTWVMVTYIRGLPRELEEAARIDGASNFRVLTRIVLPLSWPGIVVSAIFAFLQGWNDVLFASVMTNRDSRTAAVALQIFGATQETGAVPLYGQMMAASLICAIPVVVLYLVFQRYLVGGLTAGGVK from the coding sequence ATGAGCGTCACCACCACGATCGCGCAGGTCAACCCGCGCCGGAGCCGCCCGGGCGGTCACAGCCAGGTCGACCGCCTGCTGCCGCGTCCGCTTCTCGTCGCCGCGAACGTCGTCCTGTGTCTGCTGGTCTTCGGGCCGGTCTCGTACATGCTGTTCGCCTCGATCAACGCCGATGTCGCGGTCGCCGGCGGCGCGTACTGGCCGACCGAGCTGCGTCTCGACAACTACATCAAGGTCTGGCGCAGTGTCGATCTCGCCGGAGGTCTGGCCAACAGCCTGCTGATCTGCGGGGCGGTCGCGGTCGTCTGCGCGGCCGTGGCCGTGTCGATGGCCTGGGTGCTGGTGCGGTTCACCTTCATCGGACGCGTCACGATCCTTCGGGGTCTGCTCGGCCTGCAGTCGGTTCCGGGAACCCTCATGCTGCTGCCGGTGTTCGTGATGTTCTCGACGCTGTCGTCGGTGCTGCGCATCCCCACCATCGGCACGCACTGGTCGGTGTTCGTCACCTACCTCACCTTCGCGCTGCCGTTCTCGACCTGGGTGATGGTGACGTACATCCGCGGGCTGCCGCGCGAGCTCGAAGAAGCCGCCCGCATCGACGGCGCCTCCAACTTCCGCGTCCTCACCCGCATCGTGCTGCCGCTGAGCTGGCCCGGGATCGTGGTCTCCGCGATCTTCGCTTTCCTGCAGGGGTGGAACGACGTGCTGTTCGCCTCGGTCATGACCAACCGCGACAGCCGGACCGCCGCGGTGGCCCTGCAGATCTTCGGCGCGACGCAGGAGACGGGGGCGGTGCCGCTGTACGGACAGATGATGGCGGCCTCGCTCATCTGCGCCATCCCCGTCGTCGTGTTGTACCTCGTGTTCCAGCGTTATCTCGTAGGCGGTCTCACCGCAGGAGGAGTGAAATGA
- a CDS encoding sugar ABC transporter permease: MAIATDTRRKRTDDTPPSERPRPLWMLLPGGVLMTLLILVPLLLAFWISMLDLDQYTIRQWLQAPFVGLGNFVEAFSTSPLVRGIWLSVSYALIVSVAAIPLGVTAALATQNAFRGRGLVRSVYLIPYILPAFVVATVFRAMFQPEGVVDGAFGVFGVDPGLWLNGPQSYWTLVITQLWVSWPFVYLLTLAGLQAVDAEVHEAAALDGAGWGIKLRKVILPYLRGSILLAFILTFLHSINAFTMPFVLFGIPAPVDVEVLPVLTYVTAFQSFRFGLSAAMAVASLAIVAIPLFVYLRAVRLDTGEDAKR; encoded by the coding sequence ATGGCGATCGCGACCGATACGCGTCGGAAACGCACCGACGACACGCCGCCGAGCGAGCGGCCCCGCCCGCTGTGGATGCTGCTCCCCGGCGGGGTGCTGATGACGCTGCTGATCCTGGTGCCGCTGCTGCTGGCCTTCTGGATCTCGATGCTCGATCTCGACCAGTACACGATCAGGCAGTGGCTGCAGGCGCCGTTCGTCGGCCTGGGAAACTTCGTCGAGGCGTTCTCCACTTCTCCGCTGGTGCGGGGGATCTGGCTGAGCGTCAGCTACGCACTGATCGTGTCGGTCGCGGCGATCCCCCTCGGCGTCACGGCGGCGCTGGCCACGCAGAACGCCTTCCGCGGCCGTGGGCTGGTGCGCTCGGTGTACTTGATCCCATACATCCTCCCCGCGTTCGTCGTGGCGACCGTCTTCCGGGCGATGTTCCAGCCCGAGGGCGTCGTGGACGGGGCCTTCGGCGTCTTCGGCGTCGATCCGGGGCTGTGGTTGAACGGACCGCAGAGCTATTGGACCCTGGTGATCACGCAGCTCTGGGTGAGCTGGCCGTTCGTGTATCTGCTGACCCTCGCCGGTCTCCAGGCGGTGGATGCGGAGGTGCACGAGGCGGCGGCGCTCGACGGCGCCGGCTGGGGGATCAAGCTGCGCAAGGTGATCCTGCCGTACCTGCGCGGATCGATCCTGCTGGCCTTCATCCTCACGTTCCTGCACAGCATCAACGCCTTCACGATGCCGTTCGTGCTCTTCGGGATCCCGGCCCCCGTCGATGTCGAGGTCCTGCCGGTCCTCACCTACGTCACGGCGTTCCAGAGCTTCCGGTTCGGGCTCTCCGCGGCGATGGCGGTCGCCTCTCTCGCGATCGTCGCGATCCCCCTGTTCGTCTACCTGCGCGCTGTGCGCCTCGACACCGGAGAGGACGCGAAGCGATGA